The following are encoded in a window of Pirellulales bacterium genomic DNA:
- the lon gene encoding endopeptidase La, which produces MTDAPRSTVLPALPLKSNVLFPHLLLPLAVGRKNSVAAVDAALLTEDKRLVIVAQRDPLVEDPKIEDLYKVGTLAAIKKMERGEVGLQIIVQGIERVELIEAVEAEPYFKLRVHPLSEPADDGTEVEALGRAMLDQAAAVHALLQPEAPFTVQQMFAQVPDVLHQAYLLASMLNLDIAKSQALLEANSRSEALRQVLEHLTHELQVLELRQKITSQAQSELSREQKEYLLRQQLRAIQEELGERNPEQADAAELRRRLDEADLPENVRKEATRELNRLERLPTAAPDYQVTRSYLELMLELPWQATTEDVLDLARARHVLDEDHYDLKEIKQRIIEHLAVLKLNPNAKAPILCFVGPPGVGKTSLGKSIARALGRKFERMSLGGLHDESELRGHRRTYIGAMPGRIIQAIRRAGVKNPLLMLDEVDKLGSDFRGDPAAALLEILDPAQNFEFHDNYLDLPFDLSKVFFVATANTLDRIPQPLLDRMELLRLAGYSEEEKAQIARHYLIPRQLSEAGLSPEQLTVPDDTLARLIRRYTREAGVRELERTLGRLARKVAVRFAEGKTDPVTPRPQDLGELLGKERFTMEEMRRTLPPGVAAGMAWTEAGGEVLYIEAVLLPEGKGLMLTGQLGEVMQESAKTAQSFIWSKAAELGIDRETIRTSGVHIHVPAGAIRKDGPSAGVTMATALASLYSGIAPRSDTAMTGEISLTGLVLPVGGIKEKLLAANRAGIKHVILPRENGKDLDDLPDNVRDQLEVVLADRIEDVLAAAVPELMERAGAAAE; this is translated from the coding sequence ATGACTGACGCGCCGCGTTCCACCGTCCTGCCCGCCTTGCCGCTGAAGAGCAACGTCTTGTTTCCGCACCTGCTGCTTCCCTTGGCCGTGGGCCGCAAGAATTCCGTGGCCGCGGTGGACGCGGCTTTATTGACCGAGGATAAGCGTCTGGTCATCGTGGCGCAGCGCGATCCGCTGGTCGAAGATCCAAAAATCGAGGACCTGTACAAGGTCGGCACCTTGGCGGCGATCAAAAAGATGGAACGCGGCGAGGTGGGCCTGCAAATCATCGTGCAGGGGATCGAGCGCGTCGAGCTGATCGAAGCCGTCGAGGCCGAACCTTATTTCAAGCTGCGCGTCCACCCGCTCTCGGAGCCCGCGGACGACGGTACCGAGGTCGAGGCGCTCGGCCGGGCGATGCTCGATCAGGCGGCGGCGGTCCATGCACTGTTGCAGCCCGAGGCTCCGTTTACGGTTCAGCAGATGTTCGCGCAGGTGCCCGATGTGCTGCACCAGGCCTATTTGCTGGCCTCGATGTTGAACCTGGATATCGCGAAATCGCAGGCCCTGCTCGAGGCCAACAGCCGGTCCGAGGCTTTGCGACAGGTGCTCGAGCACCTCACGCACGAGCTACAGGTTCTCGAACTGCGGCAGAAGATCACGAGCCAGGCCCAATCGGAGCTGAGCCGGGAACAGAAAGAATACTTGCTCCGCCAGCAGTTGCGCGCGATTCAGGAAGAGCTGGGCGAGCGCAATCCCGAGCAAGCCGACGCGGCCGAGCTGCGCCGCCGCCTCGACGAAGCCGACCTGCCGGAGAACGTGCGCAAGGAGGCGACGCGCGAGTTGAACCGCTTGGAGCGCTTGCCAACCGCGGCCCCGGACTACCAGGTCACCCGCTCGTATCTGGAATTGATGCTCGAACTGCCGTGGCAGGCCACGACCGAGGACGTACTGGATCTGGCCCGGGCCCGGCATGTGCTCGACGAAGATCACTACGATCTGAAAGAGATCAAGCAACGCATCATCGAGCACCTGGCGGTGCTGAAGCTCAACCCCAATGCCAAGGCGCCCATTCTCTGCTTTGTCGGGCCGCCGGGCGTCGGCAAAACGTCGCTCGGCAAGTCGATCGCGCGGGCCTTGGGGCGCAAGTTCGAGCGCATGAGCCTGGGCGGCCTGCACGACGAATCGGAATTGCGCGGCCATCGACGCACCTACATCGGCGCCATGCCCGGCCGCATCATTCAAGCCATCCGCCGGGCCGGTGTGAAGAACCCGCTCTTGATGCTCGACGAAGTCGACAAGCTGGGGAGCGATTTCCGCGGCGATCCGGCGGCCGCGCTTTTGGAAATTCTCGACCCGGCGCAGAATTTCGAATTTCACGACAACTATCTCGACCTGCCGTTCGATCTGTCGAAGGTGTTCTTCGTGGCCACGGCCAATACGCTCGACCGCATTCCGCAGCCGCTGTTGGACCGCATGGAGCTATTGCGGCTGGCCGGCTATTCCGAAGAGGAAAAGGCGCAGATTGCCCGGCATTACTTGATTCCGCGGCAACTGAGCGAAGCCGGCCTGTCGCCCGAGCAACTGACCGTGCCGGACGATACTCTGGCGCGATTGATCCGCCGCTACACGCGCGAAGCGGGCGTCCGCGAGTTGGAACGCACGCTGGGGCGGCTGGCCCGCAAGGTGGCCGTGCGTTTCGCGGAAGGCAAGACCGATCCGGTGACGCCCCGGCCGCAAGACCTCGGCGAGCTGCTGGGAAAAGAGCGGTTCACGATGGAAGAAATGCGCCGCACGTTGCCGCCCGGCGTGGCGGCCGGCATGGCCTGGACCGAGGCGGGGGGCGAAGTCCTGTACATCGAGGCGGTGCTATTGCCCGAGGGGAAAGGGCTGATGCTCACCGGTCAGCTGGGCGAGGTGATGCAAGAATCGGCCAAGACGGCGCAGAGCTTCATCTGGTCGAAAGCCGCGGAGTTGGGGATTGATCGCGAAACGATCCGCACCTCGGGCGTACACATTCACGTACCGGCCGGCGCCATTCGCAAGGATGGGCCATCGGCCGGAGTGACCATGGCCACGGCGCTGGCGTCGCTCTATAGCGGCATCGCCCCGCGCAGCGATACGGCCATGACCGGCGAGATCAGCCTGACGGGGCTGGTGCTGCCCGTCGGCGGCATCAAGGAAAAGCTGCTGGCGGCGAATCGGGCCGGCATCAAGCACGTGATCCTGCCGCGCGAAAACGGCAAAGACCTCGACGATCT
- a CDS encoding Hsp20/alpha crystallin family protein produces MRTLFSSGASYEPAAWKPRCDVYRGPHGWLLKFELAGVRPEDIQLSVVGRQLVLRGVRRDWAMEEGGNWYSMEISYNRFERSIDLPDDIEHSDITSEYRDGMLLVCLKSS; encoded by the coding sequence ATGCGTACCCTGTTTTCTTCCGGCGCCAGTTACGAGCCGGCGGCCTGGAAGCCGCGTTGCGACGTTTATCGCGGTCCGCACGGCTGGCTGCTGAAATTCGAGCTGGCCGGTGTTCGGCCCGAGGATATTCAGCTCTCGGTGGTCGGCCGGCAATTGGTGCTGCGCGGCGTGCGTCGCGATTGGGCGATGGAGGAAGGGGGCAACTGGTACTCGATGGAGATTTCCTACAATCGCTTCGAGCGCTCGATCGACCTGCCCGACGACATCGAACATTCGGATATCACGAGTGAATATCGCGACGGCATGTTGTTGGTATGCCTGAAAAGTTCGTAG
- a CDS encoding PRC-barrel domain-containing protein: MLRSIAELAGLAIHATDGNIGSLTDVYFDDIHWRARYFVVDTGNWLPGRLVLISPASAAHVEVDKGQLDVTLTKGQVEKSPGIEAHETVSRQHEQRMSKYYGWPVYWPAEGALAPDADDARPGDANLRSAAEVKGYHVQAKDGELGHVADFLVDETTWDVRYLVVDTGKWLPGKKVLIDPRATDHVDWAKSSVHVHLTKDQIKNSPTYDPTGGREALDKAHVETFQHWPTYWY, from the coding sequence ATGCTGCGAAGTATTGCGGAGCTGGCAGGCCTCGCCATCCACGCCACGGACGGAAACATCGGCTCGCTGACGGATGTTTACTTCGACGACATTCATTGGCGGGCTCGCTACTTTGTCGTCGACACTGGCAACTGGCTGCCCGGCCGCCTGGTGCTCATCTCGCCGGCCTCGGCCGCGCACGTCGAAGTGGACAAGGGGCAATTGGATGTCACTCTCACCAAAGGCCAGGTGGAAAAGAGCCCGGGCATCGAGGCGCACGAAACCGTGTCGCGTCAGCACGAGCAACGCATGTCGAAATACTATGGCTGGCCGGTATATTGGCCCGCCGAAGGCGCGCTAGCCCCCGATGCCGACGATGCCAGGCCGGGCGACGCGAACCTGCGCAGTGCCGCCGAGGTCAAGGGATATCATGTCCAGGCGAAAGATGGCGAACTGGGGCACGTGGCCGACTTTTTGGTAGACGAAACGACCTGGGACGTGCGCTACCTGGTCGTCGACACCGGCAAATGGCTACCGGGCAAGAAGGTGCTGATCGATCCGCGCGCGACGGACCACGTCGACTGGGCCAAATCGTCGGTCCACGTCCACCTGACCAAGGACCAGATCAAGAACAGCCCGACCTACGACCCAACCGGCGGCCGCGAAGCCTTGGACAAAGCCCACGTCGAGACGTTCCAGCACTGGCCGACGTACTGGTATTGA